A DNA window from Lachancea thermotolerans CBS 6340 chromosome G complete sequence contains the following coding sequences:
- the RAD33 gene encoding Rad33p (similar to uniprot|Q04231 Saccharomyces cerevisiae YML011C Hypothetical ORF): MNRTKSKAYNSVSEFLNPKIPPEIEDDILGAFANYSIESDMTAQDLPEYFKELQMPTEMTKLVQPQDLCIEGTKVVDFDKLLKTTFHLLIFMNNAEIIDTQWLMLVQGCGRDTQFPQVTLRNHVLSIKDLQKIANSINVDGGHLIDMMSCATQGKRVYITWMDFAYLLGKLGHLVF, from the coding sequence ATGAACAGGACCAAGAGCAAGGCATATAACAGTGTTTCAGAGTTCCTCAATCCAAAGATCCCTCCTGAAATAGAAGATGACATCTTAGGGGCCTTTGCCAATTACAGTATCGAGTCCGACATGACTGCGCAAGACCTGCCAGAAtacttcaaagaacttcaaatgcCCACTGAAATGACAAAACTGGTCCAACCTCAGGACCTTTGCATAGAAGGTACCAAGGTAGTGGACTTTGATAAACTCCTAAAAACCACATTCCATTTGTTGATCTTTATGAACAATGCTGAAATCATAGATACACAGTGGCTAATGCTCGTTCAAGGCTGCGGCAGGGATACACAGTTTCCCCAAGTCACACTGAGGAACCATGTTCTTAGCATCAAAGACTTACAGAAGATTGCAAATAGCATCAATGTTGATGGCGGACACTTGATCGACATGATGAGCTGTGCAACACAGGGGAAACGGGTTTATATAACATGGATGGATTTTGCATATCTACTGGGCAAGTTAGGGCATCTAGTGTTTTGA
- the ERV25 gene encoding Erv25p (similar to uniprot|P54837 Saccharomyces cerevisiae YML012W ERV25 Protein that forms a heterotrimeric complex with Erp1 Erp2p and Emp24 member of the p24 family involved in endoplasmic reticulum to Golgi transport) translates to MQFSILPLLCVLFSTCLALHFDITASSNPEPVCVRDFINEGQLVVVRIETDGSVGDGQVLNLVIRDSNGNEPRRSKDIAGTTNVAFHAARSGAFDICFENHLQVHGRSLKRSVELDVETGSQARDWNKIQSSEKLKPVEVELRRIEELTDEIVDELGYLKAREERLRDTNESTNRRVRNFSLMVICVLVSLGAWQINYLHNYFKAKHII, encoded by the coding sequence atgCAATTCAGCATTCTACCACTGCTGTGTGTTCTCTTCAGCACATGTCTAGCGCTGCACTTCGACATCACGGCGTCTTCAAATCCAGAGCCCGTCTGTGTTCGTGACTTCATTAACGAAGGGCAATTGGTGGTGGTGAGAATTGAGACCGACGGATCTGTGGGTGATGGCCAGGTTCTGAACCTCGTTATCCGCGACAGCAATGGAAATGAACCCCGTAGAAGCAAAGATATCGCTGGCACTACCAACGTTGCTTTCCACGCGGCCAGATCTGGTGCTTTCGACATATGCTTCGAGAACCATTTGCAGGTCCATGGGCGCAGCCTGAAGAGATCCGTGGAGTTGGATGTCGAAACTGGGTCGCAAGCCCGTGACTGGAACAAAATTCAATCGAGcgaaaagttgaagcctGTCGAAGTTGAATTGCGCAGGATCGAAGAATTGACGGACGAAATTGTGGACGAACTTGGATACCTGAAGGCAAGAGAGGAGCGCCTCAGAGATACCAACGAGTCGACCAACAGAAGAGTCAGGaacttctccttgatgGTTATTTGTGTGTTGGTGAGTCTCGGAGCTTGGCAGATCAATTATCTGCACAACTACTTCAAGGCAAAGCATATCATTTAA
- the CYM1 gene encoding pitrilysin family metalloprotease (similar to uniprot|P32898 YDR430C Saccharomyces cerevisiae CYM1 Cytosolic metalloprotease): MLRFRRYASHFNQSKLLRKYPVGGVFHGYEINRVLPVPEMRFVAVDLKHLQTGAQHLHIDRDDRNNVFSVAFKTNPPDASGVPHILEHTTLCGSEKYPVRDPFFKMLNRSLANFMNAMTGHDYTFYPFATANKADFANLRDVYLDATFKPLLKHEDFLQEGWRLEHTNLDDPKSDIVFKGVVYNEMKGQTSSSNYQFWIKFQENIYPSLNNSGGDPQKITDLQYSDLVSFHSKNYHPSNAKTFTYGSFPLDETLQRLNEEFKLYGKRANRYKELKPLEMNSDVRVTEKGQVDPMLPPDKQLKTSMTWLCGDPADVYGTFLLKVLGNLLMEGHSTPLYKQLIESGVGYEFSVNSGVESTTATNFFTVGVQGCSDTILFEQTVKSVFQEALEKPFESDKIEAIIQQLELSKKNQKADFGLQLLYSLVPGWTNKTDPFDHLVFDDILSQFRADWAAKGDEVFREIIRDQILSKPCFYFSMEADEKYSGMLDSEEARRLETKVSQLDSNDREVIRERGKQLQAKQNATEDLSCLPSLKIKDIPRAGDSYEIKRADNIFHRISDTNGITYLRLKRSLDRVIPRDLYPYLPIFADCLTSLGTSKEHYSEIEDEMKLHTGGVSAHVAVHSDPITCEPSLNFICEGYSLNHKTERVFDIWRKILVETDIVKHVEKLKVLIRSLAASNTASVAEGGHAFARNFTGAHLTTAKAINESLSGVEQLKLITYLSTILEKPALFQAEVVDKLNELKSYVISSEGLEFFTTTDSEKQAIKTDNEIQQFVQTLPEDSPSMTFSSRDYPLLDSKGKHTLIEFPFQVHYSAQSLVGVPYTHRDGASLQVLSNMLTFKHLHREIREKGGAYGGGATYSALDGLFSFYSYRDPHPLNSLQVFAESGNYVLQNSNWKNDDLNEAKLTIFQQVDAPISPSSEGSILFNYGITDSMRQVRREQLLDVNLEDVRAAAEKYLFKKPSVTAVVGPRIEAEMSDGKWQIKDLQPAK; encoded by the coding sequence ATGCTACGATTTCGGAGGTATGCATCTCATTTCAACCAATCTAAACTGCTCCGTAAGTACCCTGTGGGCGGAGTTTTCCACGGTTATGAAATCAACCGCGTTCTTCCTGTGCCTGAGATGAGGTTCGTCGCCGTAGACTTGAAGCATCTGCAGACAGGAGCCCAACACCTCCACATCGACAGAGACGACAGGAACAACGTGTTTAGCGTTGCGTTCAAGACCAACCCCCCGGACGCCTCTGGCGTGCCCCACATTTTGGAACACACCACCCTCTGTGGGTCAGAGAAATACCCTGTAAGAGACcctttcttcaagatgctAAACCGATCCTTGGCGAACTTCATGAACGCCATGACAGGCCATGACTACACGTTCTATCCTTTTGCTACTGCAAACAAGGCAGACTTTGCTAACCTGAGAGATGTATACCTGGACGCCACTTTCAAGCCGCTTTTAAAGCACGAGGACTTTCTACAAGAGGGCTGGAGGCTTGAGCACACCAATCTGGATGACCCAAAGAGCGACATTGTATTCAAGGGTGTTGTTTACAATGAGATGAAGGGGCAGACCTCAAGCTCGAACTACCAGTTCTGGatcaagtttcaagagaATATCTATCCGTCCCTAAACAACTCCGGAGGCGACCCACAAAAGATTACAGACCTACAGTACTCCGATTTGGTTTCTTTCCACTCCAAGAACTATCATCCGTCGAATGCAAAAACGTTTACCTATGGAAGTTTTCCGCTCGATGAGACCCTACAGCGCTTAaatgaagagttcaaatTGTatggaaaaagagcaaacaGGtacaaagagctcaagccTCTAGAAATGAACTCTGATGTTAGGGTGACTGAAAAGGGCCAGGTTGACCCTATGCTTCCCCCAGATAAACAGCTGAAAACTTCGATGACTTGGCTATGCGGCGATCCTGCCGACGTTTACGGGACATTTCTCttgaaagttcttgggaATCTTTTGATGGAGGGCCACTCTACTCCTCTATACAAACAGCTGATCGAGTCAGGTGTTGGTTATGAGTTTTCCGTCAATTCAGGTGTTGAGTCTACTACAGCTACCAACTTTTTCACGGTTGGTGTTCAGGGCTGCAGTGATACAATCCTGTTCGAACAAACTGTGAAAtctgtttttcaagaagcattAGAAAAACCATTCGAAAGCGATAAAATCGAAGCTATTATCCAACAGTTGGAgctctccaagaaaaaccAAAAGGCTGACTTTGGGCTACAGCTTCTATACTCACTTGTCCCTGGATGGACAAATAAAACTGATCCATTTGATCATTTAgtctttgatgatattCTGTCTCAATTCAGAGCCGACTGGGCTGCAAAGGGTGATGAGGTTTTCCGCGAGATTATCAGAGACCAGATTCTCTCGAAGCCCTGCTTCTACTTCTCCATGGAAGCAGATGAGAAATATTCAGGAATGCTGGATTCAGAGGAAGCACGTCGTCTGGAAACAAAGGTTAGCCAGCTAGACAGCAATGACCGTGAAGTTATTAGGGAACGCGGAaagcaacttcaagcgAAGCAAAACGCTACCGAGGATTTGAGCTGCCTCCCCAGTCTAAAGATCAAAGACATTCCTCGTGCTGGAGATTCATACGAGATCAAGAGAGCTGACAATATTTTCCACCGAATTTCGGACACAAACGGAATCACATATTTGAGGCTGAAGAGATCGCTAGACAGGGTTATCCCTCGGGACCTCTATCCATACCTGCCAATTTTTGCCGATTGCTTAACTAGTCTGGGTACCTCCAAAGAGCACTATAGTGAAATTGAGGATGAAATGAAGCTTCACACTGGAGGCGTCTCCGCTCATGTCGCAGTTCATTCTGACCCAATTACTTGTGAACCAAGTCTGAACTTTATTTGTGAAGGCTACTCCCTGAATCATAAAACAGAACGTGTGTTTGACATCTGGAGAAAGATCTTGGTAGAAACAGACATTGTGAAACATgttgagaagttgaaggtGCTGATCCGTTCCTTAGCTGCATCGAATACAGCATCTGTTGCAGAGGGCGGGCATGCATTCGCTCGGAATTTTACGGGCGCACACTTAACAACTGCTAAGGCAATTAATGAAAGCTTGAGCGGCGTTGAGCAACTAAAACTGATCACATACCTGTCCACAATTCTAGAAAAGCCGGCTTTGTTTCAGGCAGAAGTTGTTGACAAGTTGAATGAATTGAAGAGCTACGTTATTTCAAGCGAGGGCCTTGAATTCTTCACTACAACAGATTCTGAAAAGCAAGCCATCAAAACTGACAACGAGATTCAGCAATTTGTGCAGACTCTTCCGGAAGACAGTCCATCGATGacattttcttccagaGATTATCCACTGCTTGACTCAAAAGGAAAGCACACCCTTATTGAATTCCCATTCCAGGTCCATTACTCAGCCCAATCGCTGGTTGGCGTGCCATACACTCACAGAGATGGAGCAAGTTTACAAGTTCTCAGCAATATGCTAACCTTTAAGCACTTACATCGTGAGATTAGAGAGAAGGGCGGAGCATACGGCGGTGGCGCTACGTACAGCGCATTGGATGGACTGTTTTCCTTCTATTCCTATAGAGATCCACATCCTCTAAACTCTCTGCAAGTTTTCGCAGAGAGCGGCAATTACGTCTTGCAAAACTCAAACTGGAAAAACGACGATCTGAATGAAGCCAAGTTGACAATATTTCAGCAAGTCGATGCCCCTATAAGCCCCAGCAGCGAAGGGAGCATACTATTTAACTACGGAATCACCGACAGTATGAGACAAGTTAGAAGAGAACAGCTTCTGGACGTAAATCTTGAAGACGTccgagcagcagcagaaaaataccttttcaaaaaaccatCTGTAACTGCTGTGGTCGGGCCCCGTATTGAGGCAGAAATGTCAGATGGCAAGTGGCAGATCAAGGATTTGCAACCGGCCAAGTGA
- the NPL3 gene encoding mRNA-binding protein NPL3 (weakly similar to uniprot|Q01560 YDR432W Saccharomyces cerevisiae NPL3 RNA-binding protein that carries poly(A) mRNA from the nucleus into the cytoplasm), whose protein sequence is MENPYFTSPPEAANFFIKARSSTICLATHLKHSFQLNQVHIMSEEYQQPPVEETEQQAPSTIESQGAPAAEASEAAQAAAPVEASDVPESHEAPQARAPAYHDSHNDYNDHRGQPPHRMMDGELSTTRLFVRPFPFDVQDSELNEIFAPFGPMKEVKILNGFAFVEFEEADSAARAIEEVNGKSFANQPLEVVYSKVQPPRYRMILRNLPDGVAWQELKDLARENNLETTFSSVNTREFDGTGALEFPSEEILEDALQKLNNIEFRGSVITAEKDDNPPPIRRFRGGPRGGGFGGRGGFGGRGGFGDRGGFRGRGGPRGGFGDRGGFRGGRGGRGGFGDRGGFRGRGGPRGGFGDRGGFRGGRGGYGAPRGDSYGAPRGSYGAPRDEYRGRGEGGDYYGSARERSPSRQ, encoded by the coding sequence ATGGAAAATCCGTACTTTACGAGCCCTCCAGAGGCagcaaatttttttataaaaGCGCGATCTTCTACCATCTGTCTTGCCACCCATCTCAAACACTCTTTTCAGTTGAATCAAGTACACATTATGTCCGAAGAATACCAACAACCTCCTGTTGAGGAAACCGAGCAACAAGCTCCATCAACCATCGAGTCCCAGGGTGCCCCTGCCGCTGAGGCTTCCGAAGCTGCCCAGGCCGCAGCTCCCGTTGAGGCTTCTGACGTTCCAGAGTCCCACGAGGCTCCACAGGCCCGTGCTCCAGCCTACCATGACAGCCACAATGACTACAACGATCACCGTGGCCAGCCTCCCCACCGTATGATGGACGGCGAGCTGTCGACTACAAGACTGTTTGTGAGACCATTCCCATTCGATGTCCAGGACTCTGAGCTCAACGAGATCTTTGCTCCTTTCGGCCCTATGAAGGAGGTCAAGATTCTCAACGGCTTCGCCTTCGTTGAGTTCGAAGAGGCCGACTCGGCTGCTAGAGCTATCGAGGAGGTCAACGGTAAGAGTTTCGCAAACCAGCCTCTAGAGGTCGTTTACTCTAAGGTGCAGCCTCCTAGATACCGCATGATCCTCAGAAACCTGCCAGACGGTGTCGCTTGGCAAGAGCTGAAGGATTTGGCCCGTGAGAACAACTTGGAGACCACTTTCTCCAGTGTCAACACAAGAGAGTTCGACGGTACTGGTGCGCTAGAGTTCCCATCCGAAGAGATTTTGGAGGACGCTCTGCAAAAGCTGAACAACATCGAGTTCAGAGGGTCTGTGATCACTGCTGAAAAGGACGACAACCCTCCTCCTATCAGAAGATTTAGAGGCGGTCCAAGAGGTGGTGGTTTCGGTGGCCGCGGCGGCTTTGGTGGCCGTGGCGGTTTCGGTGACCGCGGCGGGTTCCGTGGCCGTGGTGGTCCAAGAGGCGGCTTTGGCGACCGTGGTGGCTTCCGTGGTGGCCGTGGTGGTCGTGGCGGTTTCGGCGACCGTGGTGGATTCCGTGGCCGTGGTGGTCCAAGAGGTGGCTTCGGCGACCGTGGTGGCTTCCGTGGTGGCCGTGGTGGTTACGGTGCTCCAAGAGGTGACTCTTACGGTGCTCCAAGAGGTTCCTACGGTGCTCCAAGGGATGAGTACAGAGGCAGAGGAGAAGGTGGTGACTACTATGGTTCTGCTCGTGAGAGATCTCCATCCAGGCAGTGA
- the UBX2 gene encoding Ubx2p (similar to uniprot|Q04228 YML013W Saccharomyces cerevisiae SEL1 UBX (ubiquitin regulatory X) domain-containing protein that interacts with Cdc48p), translating to MPVIQHGDQEIHLSHDEEEKLNNFQVITTFPEESLPQIVKLLQDHGWQLEPALSRYFDGNWQENLNPPPVAARPHTPPIPQRPSNPVTPFMFGDTASLVPRLPLVKRLPLDFKEKFRYAGLDKRPEEFSTHPALFLLVLLPKVLFKIGTGIFTLLWSIISFGFRTEGVNTNHIHRVPESPSENVGSIHETLESIFNGNTELSSLVSSKPFNEVYDECEKEFKFLLVVCLGDVETDEAGARDANSRLFLESILNDPSTLQILREHSENLVIYMRLAQDMEMWSLTKQLKLRYTPECLLIGNVLNSKDSVNGATRMSVLSRLKVSTLRKFQNSLKIIVERHSAELIVSRSEQEELRMAREIKQMQDQAYQESLKQDQEKEQRRQAAEEEAKLKREAELIKEMEFKTTQTIQKLRILSFCLEHLESLTSSNITQEKHATLQIRTPNGRRFVKKFTGVSTLEYIYRVAKCFLFLDLESFNKDHVLQCMATKVKEMAQDEDVLCFKDERNIEDLRIDSQPEELSQILQNELPKWSTPDCEVELDIDFELVTPFPRFKLPNDKDVLIKDTSQIWPNGSILVEYLEDAEYESE from the coding sequence ATGCCCGTAATTCAGCATGGCGATCAAGAGATCCACCTTTCTCACGATGAGGAGGAGAAACTGAACAACTTCCAGGTAATTACCACGTTTCCCGAAGAGAGTTTGCCTCAGATCGTCAAACTTCTGCAAGATCACGGCTGGCAGCTTGAACCGGCGCTGAGCCGCTACTTTGACGGCAATTGGCAAGAAAACCTAAACCCTCCCCCAGTCGCTGCGCGCCCACACACTCCACCCATTCCGCAGCGGCCTTCGAACCCTGTCACGCCGTTTATGTTTGGCGACACTGCTTCGTTGGTGCCTCGCCTGCCGCTCGTCAAAAGGCTCCCCCtggatttcaaagaaaagttccGCTACGCAGGTTTGGACAAGCGACCCGAAGAATTCAGTACACATCCAGCCCTTTTCCTGTTAGTGCTCCTCccaaaagttcttttcaagatcgGTACCGGAATCTTCACTCTACTCTGGAGCATCATCTCTTTTGGTTTCAGAACAGAGGGTGTGAATACAAACCACATCCACAGAGTTCCTGAAAGTCCTTCAGAAAATGTGGGATCAATACATGAGACACTGGAATCGATTTTCAACGGGAACACGGAGCTGTCATCGCTCGTCAGCTCAAAGCCTTTTAATGAAGTTTATGACGAATGCGAAAAAGAGTTTAAGTTCTTGTTGGTTGTCTGCCTTGGAGATGTGGAGACGGACGAGGCTGGCGCTAGGGACGCTAATTCGcggctctttcttgaatcAATACTCAACGATCCTTCTACTCTTCAAATTCTCCGTGAGCATTCGGAAAACCTGGTGATCTACATGCGCTTAGCCCAAGACATGGAGATGTGGAGTCTTACCAAACAGCTGAAACTCAGATATACACCCGAGTGCCTTCTCATTGGTAACGTACTAAATTCTAAAGACTCCGTAAACGGAGCTACGCGAATGTCAGTCTTGAGTAGGCTGAAGGTTAGCACTCTAAGAAAATTCCAGAACTCACTCAAAATTATTGTTGAGAGACATAGCGCAGAACTTATTGTTAGCAGAAGTGAGCAGGAGGAACTGAGGATGGCTAGGGAAATAAAGCAGATGCAAGATCAAGCCTATCAAGAATCCCTGAAGCAGGATCAAGAAAAGGAGCAGAGACGTCAAGcggctgaagaagaggcaaAACTCAAGCGCGAAGCTGAATTAATAAAGGAAATGGAGTTTAAAACTACTCAAAccattcaaaagcttcgtattttgagcttttgtctGGAGCATTTAGAGTCCTTGACTTCCTCTAATATAACGCAGGAAAAACACGCTACTCTTCAAATCCGAACTCCAAATGGAAGGCGTTttgtgaagaagttcacCGGCGTTAGCACGCTTGAGTACATATACAGGGTTGCGAAGtgctttctcttcttggatcTCGAAAGTTTCAACAAGGACCATGTTTTACAATGCATGGCTACAAAGGTAAAGGAAATGGCACAAGACGAGGATGTCCTTTGCTTCAAAGACGAGCGTAATATCGAAGACTTGCGTATTGATAGCCAGCCTGAAGAATTGTCTCAAATACTGCAAAATGAATTGCCAAAATGGAGTACGCCCGATTGCGAAGTTGAGCTGGATATTGACTTTGAGCTAGTTACGCCATTCCCCAGGTTCAAGCTCCCTAATGATAAAGACGTTTTGATCAAAGACACCTCACAAATTTGGCCCAACGGTAGTATTTTGGTAGAGTATTTAGAGGATGCTGAATACGAAAGTGAATAA
- the TRM9 gene encoding tRNA (carboxymethyluridine(34)-5-O)-methyltransferase (similar to uniprot|P49957 YML014W Saccharomyces cerevisiae TRM9 tRNA methyltransferase) produces MAAAREQQFVHEVYNEIAPHFSQTRYKPWPVVTRFLNQQEMGSIGIDVGCGNGKYLNVNPNVFIIGSDRSSGLIECAHALDGKFNVLVADGMQLPHRDATFDFAISIAVVHHWSTRERRVAAINHILSKVRPQGRALIYCWALEQAGSRRGYHEGMEQDVLVPWVLQGKHAKNEQETKSTKKAKPEKPDLSTVAPQDRAAFLAHWREEQQSKRAAENEAQERARREQVDADNANTKYRYYHLYKEGELEEDCVSAGGKVVGAGYEKDNWYVIVERQ; encoded by the coding sequence ATGGCAGCCGCTAGAGAACAGCAGTTTGTGCACGAGGTCTACAACGAGATCGCTCCACACTTCTCGCAAACAAGATACAAGCCATGGCCCGTGGTGACAAGGTTTTTGAACCAGCAGGAAATGGGTAGCATAGGCATCGATGTTGGATGTGGTAACGGAAAGTATTTGAACGTGAACCCCAATGTGTTTATAATAGGCTCAGACCGATCATCCGGGCTCATTGAGTGCGCGCACGCGTTGGACGGCAAATTCAATGTCTTGGTCGCGGATGGGATGCAGTTGCCGCACAGAGACGCGACGTTCGACTTCGCCATCTCCATTGCTGTCGTGCACCACTGGTCGACGCGCGAGCGCCGGGTAGCGGCGATAAATCATATTCTGAGCAAAGTGCGGCCGCAGGGCCGAGCGCTCATCTACTGCTGGGCCCTTGAGCAGGCTGGCTCGCGCAGAGGTTATCACGAGGGAATGGAGCAGGACGTGCTAGTGCCGTGGGTTCTTCAGGGCAAGCACGCCAAGAACGAACAGGAGACGAAATCCACGAAGAAAGCCAAGCCAGAGAAGCCGGATTTGAGCACCGTTGCTCCGCAAGACAGGGCTGCGTTCCTGGCGCATTGGAGAGAAGAACAGCAATCAAAGAGAGCTGCCGAGAATGAGGCCCAAGAACGCGCGCGGCGCGAGCAAGTCGACGCGGACAATGCGAACACCAAGTATAGGTATTACCATCTCTACAAAGAAGGCGAACTCGAGGAAGACTGCGTGAGTGCCGGAGGTAAAGTAGTAGGTGCCGGCTACGAGAAAGACAACTGGTATGTGATCGTGGAACGCCAATAA
- the GPI17 gene encoding GPI-anchor transamidase GPI17 (similar to uniprot|Q04080 YDR434W Saccharomyces cerevisiae GPI17 Transmembrane protein subunit of the glycosylphosphatidylinositol transamidase complex that adds GPIs to newly synthesized proteins): protein MSNLWLRRAVAFWFVAVFILAGLPAWYKLTTIYRAPLPSEYIRSIHQNMHSDVHIVIPVYVRSDTYRFPDVHDAIQVQVNELLRSRPSHVQWSLQVLEYDESVVDQDSDYVATLVLDDFAGFTLAYDSKETLVFFNNEAVMANDVPFFAAQTLVEHTFGAEWEEFSGSRPEKNTGSSEMAISYSPNVHLSISLLTGDGRPIGWDIDTTLDNYFTPLRRFLSPLVNFTVDTSIVQFNDLNVGSIHSGENTTWQDLAHTIDLSELSSMNYYKEKSVLNLAIVFPSLEAGELSFVNATSQRPWQTFMVPRWGSLVLNKAPLPDNVRLTEEYLAPVIYNFARELFQFLGLATQSADLTTPYATIDSFKRVTIIKNLEHGAETLWSLTKLTEQFPQMSVPKQVLSDVEKALDLRLQLIELLNNPEKGGDRTWNQALLLSNEFVRVCERAFFHKEMVQQNFFPQEHKIAVYLPLLGPLTVIILSGLLNALREKEGPHVANNSLTEKERLQDDDTTVDSSERSAE, encoded by the coding sequence ATGTCAAATTTATGGTTGCGTAGGGCTGTAGCCTTTTGGTTTGTGGCGGTCTTTATTTTGGCGGGACTTCCGGCATGGTACAAGCTGACGACGATATACCGGGCTCCCTTACCCAGCGAATACATCAGATCGATCCATCAAAACATGCACTCGGATGTGCATATTGTGATTCCTGTATATGTCAGGTCAGACACGTACAGGTTTCCAGACGTGCACGACGCAATCCAGGTGCAGGTCAACGAGCTTCTGCGGTCGAGGCCCAGTCACGTGCAGTGGTCGCTGCAAGTCCTGGAGTATGACGAATCTGTCGTGGATCAAGACTCGGACTACGTGGCGACCCTGGTGCTCGATGACTTTGCCGGCTTCACTCTAGCGTACGATTCGAAGGAGACCCtggttttcttcaacaatgaGGCCGTGATGGCCAACGATGTGCCGTTTTTTGCGGCGCAGACGCTCGTCGAGCATACTTTTGGAGCCGAGTGGGAGGAATTTTCCGGTTCAAGGCCCGAAAAAAACACAGGATCTTCAGAGATGGCTATCTCCTACAGCCCCAACGTGCACTTGTCGATCTCGCTCTTGACTGGCGACGGCAGGCCAATAGGTTGGGACATCGACACCACGCTCGACAATTACTTTACGCCTCTGCGCAGATTCCTATCACCACTCGTCAACTTCACCGTGGACACCAGTATTGTGCAGTTCAATGATTTGAATGTCGGGTCGATACATTCAGGTGAGAACACAACCTGGCAGGACCTAGCTCACACGATTGACCTGTCAGAGCTTTCCTCCATGAACTACTACAAGGAAAAGAGCGTTTTGAACTTAGCGATCGTCTTCCCAAGTCTCGAGGCGGGTGAGCTATCATTCGTTAACGCGACCTCCCAGCGTCCTTGGCAAACTTTCATGGTACCCCGCTGGGGATCGCTCGTTTTGAACAAAGCACCTCTGCCTGATAATGTCCGGCTAACCGAGGAATACCTCGCGCCTGTCATCTATAATTTCGCAAGAGAGCTCTTCCAATTTCTGGGCCTCGCGACTCAGAGCGCTGACCTCACAACCCCATACGCCACGATAGATTCGTTTAAAAGGGTGACAATTATAAAGAACCTCGAGCATGGTGCAGAGACCCTTTGGTCCCTGACAAAGTTGACTGAACAATTTCCACAGATGTCAGTCCCCAAGCAGGTGCTGAGTGATGTGGAAAAGGCACTCGACTTACGCTTGCAGCTAATCGAACTCCTCAACAACCCCGAAAAGGGTGGCGATCGTACGTGGAACCAGGCGCTCTTGCTAAGTAACGAATTTGTTCGGGTTTGCGAGAGAGCATTCTTCCATAAGGAAATGGTTCAGCAAAACTTCTTCCCTCAAGAGCACAAGATTGCGGTTTATTTGCCTCTGCTAGGCCCACTCACCGTCATTATCCTTTCGGGACTGCTGAATGCATTACGCGAGAAAGAGGGCCCTCACGTTGCCAATAATTCTTTGACAGAGAAGGAGAGGTTACAAGACGACGACACTACGGTGGATTCCAGCGAGCGTTCTGCCGAATAA